A genome region from Hevea brasiliensis isolate MT/VB/25A 57/8 chromosome 7, ASM3005281v1, whole genome shotgun sequence includes the following:
- the LOC131181346 gene encoding uncharacterized protein LOC131181346 → MLLLPFPQRFQKAKLDKQFEKFLEVLKSLHVTIPFTNAIAQMLSYAKILKEILFNKKKLEEFETLALTEESNAILQNKLPPKLKDPGKFFTPVDFVGLDMEEEVHILIILGRPFLATVGAMIDVKNGRLTLEVGKEKVEFNLF, encoded by the exons ATGCTACTTTTGCCATtcccacagagatttcaaaaagcaaaGTTAGATAAACAATTTGAAAAGtttttggaggtattgaagtctttgcatgtgactattcctttcactaaTGCCATAGCACAAATGCTTTCATATGCCAAAATTTTGAAGGAAATCTTGTTTAATAAGAAGAAGTTAGAAGAATTTGAAACATTAgctcttacagaagaaagcaatgctATCTtacaaaataagcttccacctaAGTTGAAAGATCCTG GAAAATTTTTCACACCAGTGGATTTTGTAGGATTAGATATGGAGGAGGAAGTACATATTCTTATTAtccttggtagacctttcctggCTACTGTTGGAGCTATGATTGATGTAAAGAATggaaggcttacattagaagttgggaaAGAAAAAGTTGAGTTTAATTTGTTTtga